From Peromyscus maniculatus bairdii isolate BWxNUB_F1_BW_parent chromosome 8, HU_Pman_BW_mat_3.1, whole genome shotgun sequence, a single genomic window includes:
- the Spdl1 gene encoding protein Spindly translates to MEADIMDLRNKLKECEKERLKAAQYGLQLLERQTELQNQLDKCHEEMMTVTENYNQEKYALQREVELKSRMLESLSCECETLKQQQKTQLEQLEMQLNRSHRQEVSGLKNKLEKLKVELDEARLSEKQLKQKLDHQEEVLARKSEELRLMSEQRMGNSMSSEVLALQIELTEMEGVKAALKEEVDELQYKQEQLECFNTSLMHQVDRLKEEKEEREKEAVSYYNALEKARIENQDLQVQLGHALQQALDPNSKGNSLFAEVEDRRVAMERQLNLMKVKYQSMKKQNAFTREQMNKMKLQISTLLRMRGSQTEFEQQERLFAMLEQKNGEIKDLLGEIKNLEKFKNLYESMDSKPSTSASPGTLEDSTYYADLLQLKLDKLKKENEGTKGELSIQRMKALFESQRALDIERKLFANERHLQLTESENMKLRAKLDELKLKYEPEEKIEVPVLKKRREVLPLDITTPEETPAANAPREEVSRLPLQREEKESCLNNFDDNTVQWGQPASSAIQPASLSPHKSPPLDMQPKKEKKCVKLVDGPANSEALREQNGNTPSSPRLTAESKLSAEVKKRKETTSKLEKGACKKSDTIMFVSSKSAPEIQCPQQ, encoded by the exons aattATAACCAAGAGAAGTATGCTCTACAAAGAGAAGTTGAGCTCAAGAGTCGGATGTTGGAAAGTTTGAGCTGTGAATGTGAAACTTTGAAACAACAGCAGAAGACGCAGCTGGAGCAGCTGGAAATGCAGCTGAACAGAAGCCACAGGCAGGAAGTGAGCGGCCTGAAAAACAAG TTAGAGAAACTGAAAGTGGAACTAGATGAAGCAAGGTTAAGTGAAAAGCAGCTGAAGCAGAAGCTGGATCACCAAGAGGAAGTTCTCGCTCGCAAATCGGAAGAGCTCCGGCTAATGTCTGAGCAGCGCATGGGCAATAGCATGTCTTCGGAGGTGCTGGCTCTTCAGATTGAGCTAACTGAAATGGAAGGTGTGAAG GCTGCTCTCAAGGAAGAGGTGGATGAACTGCAGTACAAACAAGAGCAACTGGAATGCTTCAATACTTCCTTAATGCACCAGGTAGACCggcttaaagaagaaaaagaggagcgAGAGAAGGAAGCGGTGTCGTATTATAACGCCTTAGAG AAAGCTCGCATAGAAAATCAAGATCTTCAGGTGCAGTTGGGTCATGCCCTTCAGCAAGCCTTGGATCCCAACAGTAAAGGAAACTCCTTGTTTGCAGAG GTGGAGGATCGGAGGGTGGCTATGGAACGCCAGCTCAACTTGATGAAAGTCAAGTATCAGTCAATGAAGAAGCAAAATGCATTCACCAGAGAGCAGATGAACAAAATGAAG ttacaaatctccacattGCTGAGGATGAGGGGATCTCAAACCGAATTTGAGCAGCAGGAACGGTTGTTTGCCATGTTGGAACAGAAGAATGGTGAAATAAAAGACCTTTTAGGTGAAATTAAAAATCTGGAGAAATTTAAG AACTTATATGAAAGTATGGACTCTAAGCCTTCCACATCAGCCAGCCCTGGTACTCTAGAAGACAGCACCTATTATGCAGATTTACTTCAGCTAAAGCTTGATAAGTTAAA aAAAGAAAACGAAGGCACAAAGGGTGAACTGTCCATACAGAGAATGAAGGCGTTATTTGAGAGCCAGCGGGCCCTGGATATCGAGCGGAAACTGTTTGCAAATGAAAGGCACCTTCAGCTTACAGAAAGTGAAAACATGAAGCTGAGAGCTAAGCTAGATGAATTAAAGCTGAAGTATGAGCCTGAAG AGAAAATTGAAGTACCTGTACTCAAAAAGAGACGTGAGGTGCTGCCATTGGATATAACTACTCCAGAAGAAACACCTGCTGCCAATGCCCCTAGGGAAGAAGTTTCTAGACTGCCActtcagagagaggagaaagagtccTGCCTTAATAACTTCGATGATAACACTGTGCAGTGGGGCCAGCCAGCCTCTTCAGCCATTCAGCCAGCCAGCCTCTCTCCCCACAAGAGCCCGCCTCTGGATATGCAgccaaagaaggagaagaaatgtgtGAAGCTTGTGGATGGTCCAGCCAATTCTGAGGCCTTACGTGAACAAAATGGGAACACCCCCAGCTCTCCCAG GTTAACTGCAGAGTCAAAGCTTTCAGCAGAagtgaaaaaaaggaaagaaactacaAGCAAATTGGAAAAGGGGGCTTGTAAGAAATCAGACACCATCATGTTCGTGTCCTCAAAGTCAGCCCCGGAGATTCAGTGCCCACAACAGTAG